Proteins encoded within one genomic window of Micromonospora halotolerans:
- a CDS encoding SDR family NAD(P)-dependent oxidoreductase, with amino-acid sequence MRDFVFPGGTAVLTGAASGIGEALAHALARRGADLVLLDRDAERLAAVVAAIRAAHPDRRIETHLVDLADADATDRVAAEILAAHPRIRLLVNNAGVALGGRFDQVTLDEFLWVIEINFRAVVRLTHALLPALKDEPGAHLVNVSSLFGLIAPAGQAAYSASKFAVRGFTEALRHELVDDGVGVTSVHPGGIRTRIAASARVGSGVPVEEYEAGRKQFEKLLSIDPAKAAEVILRGVERRRGRVLIGWSAKLPDLLARVAPAGYGKVLALGMRPRPARVPAPEAVPSEPGRPA; translated from the coding sequence ATGCGTGACTTCGTCTTCCCCGGCGGCACCGCGGTGCTGACCGGCGCGGCCAGCGGCATCGGCGAGGCCCTGGCGCACGCGCTGGCCCGGCGCGGCGCCGATCTGGTCCTGCTCGACCGGGACGCCGAGCGGCTGGCCGCCGTGGTCGCCGCGATCCGCGCCGCGCACCCCGACCGGCGGATCGAGACCCACCTGGTCGATCTGGCCGACGCCGACGCGACCGACCGCGTGGCCGCCGAGATCCTCGCCGCGCACCCCCGGATCCGGCTGCTGGTCAACAACGCCGGCGTGGCGCTGGGCGGCCGGTTCGACCAGGTCACCCTCGACGAGTTCCTCTGGGTCATCGAGATCAACTTCCGGGCGGTGGTGCGGCTGACCCACGCGCTGCTGCCCGCGCTCAAGGACGAGCCCGGCGCGCACCTGGTCAACGTCTCCAGCCTCTTCGGGCTGATCGCGCCCGCCGGGCAGGCCGCCTACTCGGCCAGCAAGTTCGCGGTGCGCGGCTTCACCGAGGCGCTGCGGCACGAACTCGTCGACGACGGGGTCGGGGTCACCTCGGTGCACCCGGGCGGCATCCGCACCCGGATCGCGGCCAGTGCCCGGGTAGGCAGTGGCGTCCCGGTCGAGGAGTACGAGGCCGGCCGGAAGCAGTTCGAGAAGCTGCTCTCCATCGACCCGGCGAAGGCCGCCGAGGTGATCCTGCGCGGGGTCGAGCGCCGCCGCGGCCGGGTGCTGATCGGCTGGTCGGCGAAACTGCCCGACCTGCTCGCCCGGGTGGCCCCCGCCGGGTACGGGAAGGTGCTGGCCCTGGGGATGCGGCCGCGCCCGGCCCGGGTGCCCGCCCCGGAGGCCGTCCCGTCGGAGCCGGGACGGCCGGCGTGA
- a CDS encoding glycosyltransferase family 2 protein, translating into MTTDVTIVVATRNRRHQLLSLLPRHTAPVIMVDNGSDDGTPAAVAREFPGVRVVELGRNAGAGAARNVGVGLARTPYVAFADDDSYWAPGALDRAAALLRRHPRTALLTGEVRVGAAARRDPVSAAMARAPLGTEPDAPGPTVLGFLACAVVLRRDAYRQVGGFAERLGTYGEEALLAMDLAAAGWNLAYVPELVAHHLPVPAGRDPRARRRVETRNRVLTAALRRPGSVLRAVVADAWRDPAGRAGLRDAARHSGWVLRHRRRLPVEVEAALVTLSRAGATAPLSAEVPEPVPSAAA; encoded by the coding sequence ATGACGACGGACGTGACGATCGTGGTGGCCACCCGCAACCGGCGCCACCAGCTCCTGTCCCTGCTGCCCCGGCACACCGCTCCGGTGATCATGGTGGACAACGGCTCCGACGACGGCACACCGGCCGCCGTGGCCCGGGAGTTCCCCGGTGTCCGGGTCGTGGAACTGGGCCGCAACGCGGGCGCCGGGGCGGCCCGCAACGTGGGGGTGGGCCTGGCCCGCACGCCGTACGTGGCGTTCGCCGACGACGACTCGTACTGGGCGCCGGGCGCGCTCGACCGGGCCGCCGCACTGCTGCGCCGGCACCCGCGTACCGCGTTGCTCACCGGGGAGGTGCGGGTCGGTGCGGCGGCCCGGCGGGACCCCGTCTCGGCCGCCATGGCCCGGGCGCCGCTGGGCACCGAGCCGGACGCGCCGGGGCCCACGGTGCTCGGCTTCCTGGCCTGCGCCGTGGTGCTGCGTCGCGACGCGTACCGGCAGGTCGGCGGCTTCGCCGAGCGGCTCGGCACGTACGGCGAGGAGGCGCTGCTGGCCATGGACCTGGCGGCGGCGGGCTGGAACCTCGCGTACGTGCCGGAGCTGGTGGCCCACCACCTGCCGGTGCCGGCCGGGCGCGACCCGCGCGCCCGCCGCCGGGTGGAAACGCGCAACCGGGTGCTCACCGCGGCGCTGCGCCGGCCCGGGTCGGTGCTGCGCGCGGTGGTGGCCGACGCCTGGCGGGACCCGGCCGGGCGGGCCGGCCTGCGCGACGCGGCCCGCCACTCCGGCTGGGTGCTGCGGCACCGGCGCCGGCTGCCGGTCGAGGTGGAGGCCGCGCTGGTCACGCTGTCCCGCGCCGGGGCCACCGCTCCCCTTTCCGCCGAAGTTCCGGAGCCGGTCCCGTCCGCAGCGGCCTGA
- a CDS encoding helix-turn-helix transcriptional regulator translates to MRASRLLSLLLLLQAHGRLTAAELARRLEVSVRTVYRDVESLHAAGIPLYGEAGHAGGYRLVDGWRTRLTGLTGEEADRLLFAGLPGPAAELGYESVVATLQLKLRAALPPPLADRAARLEQRFHLDTPGWYSDGDPSPYLAAAAEAVWREHRVRVRYRSWSGEVSRVLEPYGLVLKGGRWYVVAARPDRAEPATYRVNQILDLTPLDEPFDRPEFDLPAWWRAHVVAFRARLHRDEATIRLSPAGRARLREVASDAVVGAVDASAGPPDAAGWVRAVVPIESLTHAHGDLLRLGAEVEVLSPAALRDRLAETATALAALYHRPPA, encoded by the coding sequence ATGCGGGCCAGTCGGCTTCTCTCCCTCCTGCTGCTGCTCCAGGCCCACGGCCGGCTGACCGCCGCCGAGCTGGCCCGGCGGCTGGAGGTCTCGGTCCGCACGGTCTACCGGGATGTCGAATCGCTGCACGCCGCCGGCATCCCGCTCTACGGCGAGGCGGGACACGCCGGCGGCTACCGGCTCGTGGACGGCTGGCGGACCCGGCTCACCGGGCTCACCGGCGAGGAGGCCGACCGGCTGCTCTTCGCCGGGCTGCCCGGGCCGGCCGCCGAGCTGGGCTACGAGTCGGTGGTGGCCACCCTGCAACTGAAGCTGCGCGCCGCGCTGCCGCCGCCGCTCGCCGACCGGGCCGCCCGGCTCGAGCAGCGGTTCCACCTGGACACCCCCGGCTGGTACTCCGACGGCGACCCGTCGCCGTACCTGGCCGCCGCGGCCGAGGCGGTGTGGCGGGAGCACCGGGTCCGGGTCCGCTACCGGAGCTGGAGCGGCGAGGTCAGCCGGGTCCTCGAACCGTACGGGCTGGTGCTCAAGGGCGGCCGCTGGTACGTGGTGGCCGCCCGCCCGGACCGGGCCGAGCCGGCGACCTACCGGGTCAACCAGATCCTCGACCTGACCCCGCTGGACGAGCCGTTCGACCGGCCCGAGTTCGACCTGCCGGCCTGGTGGCGGGCGCACGTGGTCGCCTTCCGGGCCCGGTTGCACCGGGACGAGGCGACCATCCGGCTCTCGCCCGCGGGCCGGGCGCGGCTGCGGGAGGTCGCCAGCGACGCGGTGGTCGGCGCGGTGGACGCCAGCGCCGGGCCGCCCGACGCGGCGGGCTGGGTGCGGGCGGTCGTACCCATCGAGTCGCTCACCCACGCGCACGGCGACCTGCTGCGGCTCGGCGCCGAGGTGGAGGTCCTCTCCCCCGCCGCGCTGCGCGACCGGCTGGCGGAGACCGCCACCGCGCTGGCCGCCCTCTACCACCGGCCACCGGCCTGA
- a CDS encoding low temperature requirement protein A, producing MTTTASFRAWHRPMRPRRRDEEHRSATPLELFFDLCFVVAVAQASEGLHHDVAAGHLGHGVFSYLSVFFAIWWAWVGFTWFASAYDTDDDLYRLTVLVQIAGALILAAGVPRAFVEGDFTTITYGYVVMRLAAMANWARAAAGDPERRATTLTFVAGVGVVQLGWLLRLLLPPAWLVPAFVVLVVADLLVPVLGERRGQTTWHPRHISERYQLFTLIVLGEVVLSTSVAIQRGVDAGNGQLWSLAAAGTVIVFAIWWLYFDRPNPLPPESVPGALFWGYGHYFAFTSIAAVGAGLAVAVDHDLHTGHVSGRVAGYAVAVPVAVFLVALWGLHLPAKRGLGLVLFPATAALVLVTPWLFAPVDLIAGVLVALVAVTLVLRHRDASRTS from the coding sequence TTGACCACGACCGCCTCGTTCCGCGCCTGGCACCGGCCGATGCGGCCGCGCCGGCGCGACGAGGAGCACCGGTCCGCCACGCCGCTGGAGCTCTTCTTCGACCTGTGCTTCGTGGTCGCGGTGGCGCAGGCGTCCGAGGGCCTGCACCACGACGTCGCGGCGGGGCACCTCGGGCACGGGGTGTTCTCCTACCTGAGCGTGTTCTTCGCGATCTGGTGGGCCTGGGTGGGCTTCACCTGGTTCGCCTCCGCCTACGACACCGACGACGACCTCTACCGGCTGACCGTCCTGGTGCAGATCGCCGGGGCGCTGATCCTCGCCGCCGGCGTACCCCGCGCCTTCGTCGAGGGTGACTTCACGACGATCACCTACGGGTACGTGGTGATGCGGCTGGCCGCCATGGCGAACTGGGCGCGGGCCGCGGCCGGCGACCCGGAACGCCGGGCCACCACCCTGACGTTCGTGGCGGGCGTCGGCGTGGTGCAGCTCGGCTGGCTGCTCCGGCTCCTGCTGCCGCCCGCCTGGCTGGTGCCCGCGTTCGTGGTGCTGGTCGTCGCCGACCTGCTGGTGCCGGTGCTCGGCGAACGGCGCGGACAGACCACCTGGCACCCGCGGCACATCTCCGAGCGGTACCAGCTGTTCACCCTGATCGTGCTCGGCGAGGTGGTCCTCTCCACGTCGGTGGCGATCCAGCGCGGGGTGGACGCGGGCAACGGGCAGCTGTGGTCGCTGGCCGCCGCCGGCACGGTGATCGTCTTCGCGATCTGGTGGCTCTACTTCGACCGGCCGAACCCGCTGCCGCCGGAGTCGGTGCCCGGCGCGCTGTTCTGGGGCTACGGCCACTACTTCGCGTTCACCTCGATCGCCGCGGTCGGCGCCGGGCTGGCGGTGGCGGTCGACCACGACCTGCACACCGGCCACGTGTCCGGCCGGGTGGCCGGCTACGCCGTCGCCGTGCCGGTCGCGGTCTTCCTGGTCGCCCTCTGGGGGCTGCACCTACCGGCCAAACGCGGTCTCGGGCTGGTGCTGTTCCCCGCCACGGCCGCGCTGGTGCTGGTGACGCCGTGGCTGTTCGCACCCGTCGACCTGATCGCCGGGGTGCTGGTCGCCCTGGTGGCCGTCACGCTGGTCCTGCGGCACCGGGACGCGTCCAGAACCTCTTGA
- a CDS encoding TetR/AcrR family transcriptional regulator → MTPARTPTGAAPTRGRRPGRSTGDDREVAILATAERLLRQRPFGDISIDDLARGAGISRPTFYFYFPSKDAVLLTLLDRVTEEADAAAGDALVRLAEDPRARWRELIDRFHATFGGHRDVVLACAQVRGTNAEVRRLWAEVLERWVRAVEAAIEGERARGAAPDGLPARDLAIALNSMNERVWYATFAGDGPAVAERDVVDVLLDVWLTAIYRTTTPPVSPSG, encoded by the coding sequence ATGACACCCGCCCGTACGCCGACCGGCGCCGCGCCGACGCGCGGGCGGCGACCCGGCCGCTCCACCGGCGACGACCGCGAGGTGGCCATCCTCGCCACCGCCGAGCGGCTGCTGCGGCAGCGGCCCTTCGGCGACATCTCCATCGACGACCTGGCGCGCGGCGCCGGCATCTCCCGGCCCACCTTCTACTTCTACTTCCCGTCCAAGGACGCCGTGCTGCTCACCCTGCTCGACCGGGTGACCGAGGAGGCGGACGCGGCCGCGGGTGACGCGCTGGTCCGGCTCGCCGAGGACCCGCGGGCCCGCTGGCGGGAGCTGATCGACCGGTTCCACGCCACCTTCGGCGGCCACCGGGACGTGGTGCTCGCCTGCGCCCAGGTGCGCGGCACCAACGCCGAGGTGCGCCGGCTCTGGGCCGAGGTCCTCGAACGCTGGGTACGCGCGGTCGAGGCGGCCATCGAGGGGGAACGCGCGCGCGGCGCGGCCCCGGACGGGCTGCCCGCCCGGGACCTCGCCATCGCGTTGAACTCCATGAACGAGCGGGTCTGGTACGCGACCTTCGCCGGGGACGGGCCGGCGGTGGCCGAGCGGGACGTCGTCGACGTGCTGCTCGACGTCTGGCTGACCGCGATCTACCGGACCACCACCCCGCCGGTCAGCCCGTCCGGCTGA
- a CDS encoding alpha/beta fold hydrolase has product MTLALPPADSRTVAGRRVRYRIAGDGPPVVLLHGIGRTMEDFSAVQEALARYHQVLALDLPGHGGSAPLDDRHTLPTLATAVAEFLDAAGVAGPAHLVGNSMGGAVAMRLAADAPERAASLVLVNSAGFGREVTAALRLLAVRPLARLLLRPHPAIARRTERAIFHDPAYVTEARIATALAAARQPHAPRVMLELVRSLGTWRGVRPEWRAELLDAVAALDLPTLVVWGDRDLILPAAHLAYARSRLPRAQGHLFRDTGHMPQIERAAEFAALVKRFWTRPGAAGPA; this is encoded by the coding sequence GTGACCCTCGCCCTGCCGCCGGCCGACTCACGGACCGTCGCCGGGCGGCGGGTGCGCTACCGGATCGCCGGCGACGGCCCGCCGGTGGTGCTGCTGCACGGCATCGGCCGGACCATGGAGGACTTCTCCGCCGTGCAGGAGGCGCTGGCCCGGTATCACCAGGTGCTCGCCCTGGACCTGCCCGGGCACGGCGGCTCCGCGCCGCTGGACGACCGGCACACGCTGCCGACCCTGGCCACGGCCGTCGCCGAGTTCCTCGACGCCGCCGGGGTCGCCGGCCCGGCGCACCTGGTCGGCAACTCGATGGGCGGGGCGGTGGCCATGCGGCTCGCCGCCGACGCGCCGGAGCGGGCGGCCAGCCTCGTGCTGGTCAACAGCGCCGGCTTCGGCCGGGAGGTGACCGCCGCGCTGCGGCTGCTCGCGGTGCGGCCCCTGGCCCGCCTGCTGCTGCGCCCGCACCCGGCGATCGCCCGCCGCACCGAGCGCGCCATCTTCCACGACCCGGCGTACGTCACCGAGGCCCGGATCGCCACCGCCCTGGCGGCGGCCCGGCAGCCGCACGCCCCCCGGGTGATGCTGGAGCTGGTCCGCAGCCTCGGCACCTGGCGCGGGGTACGCCCCGAGTGGCGGGCCGAACTGCTCGACGCGGTGGCCGCGCTCGACCTGCCCACCCTGGTCGTCTGGGGCGACCGGGACTTGATCCTGCCCGCCGCCCACCTCGCGTACGCGCGGTCGCGGCTGCCGCGGGCGCAGGGCCACCTGTTCCGCGACACCGGGCACATGCCGCAGATCGAGCGGGCCGCCGAGTTCGCGGCCCTGGTCAAGAGGTTCTGGACGCGTCCCGGTGCCGCAGGACCAGCGTGA
- a CDS encoding flavin-containing monooxygenase, producing the protein MASDHVDVLIVGAGLSGVGAAVHLQRQCPGKTYAVLEARGAVGGTWDLFRYPGIRSDSDMFTLGYSFKPWTNPKAIADGDAIREYVRETVREYGVQRHIRFHHRVLRAEWDSATARWTVRARRDDTGEDVVLTCGFLFTNSGYYRYDEGYTPEFPGVERYAGRLVHPQHWPEDLDYAGKRVVVIGSGATAVTLVPAMAERAGHVTMLQRSPTYVISLPSRDPFADAARRWLPAKAAYAVTRWKNVALGVANFQLSRRAPGLVKTFLRRAARGKLPVGYDLDRHFSPRYNPWDQRLCVVPDGDLFAALSAGTASVVTDTIDTFTERGIRLTSGEELPADVVVTATGLNLLALGGMTLAVDGAEVDLASTVAYKGMMLSGVPNFAMTIGYTNASWTLKADLVATYVCRLLRHLDDTGQQVVTPLAPDSDDLVPIIDLQSGYVLRAVDQLPKQGPAAPWRLHQNYPRDVLLMRHGRLTDEGVRFSRAGTPATVADRPAPVA; encoded by the coding sequence ATGGCCTCCGACCACGTCGACGTCCTCATCGTCGGCGCCGGGCTCTCCGGCGTCGGCGCCGCCGTCCACCTGCAACGCCAGTGCCCCGGCAAGACGTACGCGGTGCTGGAGGCGCGGGGCGCCGTCGGCGGCACCTGGGACCTGTTCCGCTACCCGGGCATCCGCTCCGACTCCGACATGTTCACCCTCGGCTACTCGTTCAAGCCGTGGACCAACCCCAAGGCGATCGCCGACGGCGACGCCATCCGGGAGTACGTCCGGGAGACCGTCCGCGAGTACGGCGTGCAGCGGCACATCCGCTTCCACCACCGGGTGCTGCGCGCCGAGTGGGACAGCGCCACGGCCCGCTGGACGGTGCGCGCCCGTCGCGACGACACCGGCGAGGACGTGGTCCTGACCTGCGGGTTCCTGTTCACGAACTCGGGTTACTACCGCTACGACGAGGGCTACACACCCGAGTTCCCCGGCGTCGAGCGGTACGCCGGCCGGCTCGTGCACCCGCAGCACTGGCCCGAGGACCTGGACTACGCCGGCAAGCGGGTGGTGGTGATCGGCAGCGGCGCCACGGCGGTCACCCTGGTCCCGGCCATGGCCGAGCGGGCCGGCCACGTCACCATGCTCCAGCGCTCGCCCACGTACGTCATCTCGCTGCCCTCGCGCGACCCGTTCGCGGACGCGGCGCGGCGCTGGCTCCCGGCGAAGGCCGCGTACGCGGTGACCCGCTGGAAGAACGTCGCCCTCGGGGTGGCCAACTTCCAGCTCAGCCGGCGCGCCCCGGGCCTGGTGAAGACGTTCCTCCGCCGCGCCGCCCGGGGCAAGCTTCCGGTCGGCTACGACCTCGACCGGCACTTCTCGCCCCGCTACAACCCGTGGGACCAGCGGCTGTGCGTGGTGCCCGACGGGGACCTGTTCGCCGCGCTCAGCGCCGGGACGGCCTCGGTGGTCACCGACACCATCGACACCTTCACCGAGCGGGGCATCCGGCTCACCTCCGGCGAGGAGCTGCCCGCCGACGTCGTGGTCACCGCCACCGGCCTCAACCTGCTCGCCCTCGGCGGCATGACCCTGGCCGTGGACGGCGCCGAGGTCGACCTCGCCTCGACGGTCGCCTACAAGGGCATGATGCTCTCCGGCGTGCCGAACTTCGCCATGACCATCGGCTACACCAACGCCTCCTGGACGCTGAAGGCCGACCTGGTCGCCACGTACGTCTGCCGGCTGCTACGCCACCTCGACGACACCGGCCAGCAGGTCGTCACCCCGCTCGCCCCGGACTCGGACGACCTCGTGCCGATCATCGACCTGCAGTCCGGTTACGTGCTGCGCGCCGTCGACCAGCTGCCCAAGCAGGGCCCGGCGGCGCCGTGGCGGCTGCACCAGAACTATCCCCGCGACGTGCTGCTGATGCGCCACGGCCGGCTCACCGATGAGGGCGTGCGCTTCTCCCGCGCGGGCACGCCCGCCACCGTCGCCGACCGGCCCGCGCCCGTCGCCTGA